From one Lasioglossum baleicum chromosome 11, iyLasBale1, whole genome shotgun sequence genomic stretch:
- the LOC143213330 gene encoding omega-conotoxin-like protein 1 codes for MSKLMLYIFVAMLTMNVVMGASTSCGRHGDSCVSDSNCCAGIKCHRYAHRCQVQITSEELMAQREKILGRKGKDY; via the exons ATGAGCAAGCTTATGTTGTACATCTTCGTCGCCATGCTGACAATGAATGTCGTTATGGGAGCTTCCACCTCGTGTGGCCGCCATGGAGATTCC TGCGTCAGCGACTCCAACTGCTGTGCAGGCATAAAGTGTCACAGGTATGCGCATAGGTGTCAAGTCCAGATCACGTCCGAGGAGCTGATGGCCCAGCGTGAGAAGATCTTAGGTCGGAAGGGCAAGGATTATTGA